In Balaenoptera musculus isolate JJ_BM4_2016_0621 chromosome 17, mBalMus1.pri.v3, whole genome shotgun sequence, a genomic segment contains:
- the MAPK15 gene encoding LOW QUALITY PROTEIN: mitogen-activated protein kinase 15 (The sequence of the model RefSeq protein was modified relative to this genomic sequence to represent the inferred CDS: inserted 1 base in 1 codon; deleted 1 base in 1 codon) produces MCAAEMDRHVAQRYLLKRRLGNGAYGIVWKAVGQRTGEVVAIKKIFDAFKDKTDARRTFREIMLLQEFGDHPNIVHLLDVIWAENDRDIYLLFESMDTDLNAVICKGTLLKDTHKRYIFYQLLRATKFIHSGRAIHRDQKPSNVLLDTSCLVKLCDFGLAHSLSGLPEGPEGHALMEYVATRWYRALEVLLSSSWYTPGVDMWSLGILGEMLAGRPLFPGASTLHQLELILEAIPPPSEEDLLALGSGSGASAVQRLGSRPGQTLDALLPPDTPAEALDLRKRLLVFAPRKRLSAAQARQHPYVQRFHCPARECALEADVRPPVHEGAQVSATEYRSRLYQMILERRGNGRVPRETGLGGVPPPPAAPLKPRAAAKLPSGSPARKPGRRPRSNRGHGPAHDVPGGAKDPPRQSSAPLHQPPPPGGLGRGKGPRWATAGLPSASCWVKPSGRGAAPSLTSQAAAQVAVQASIRSDRNPGRGGNAAGARPVPTRPPREARPGRRMFSASASQGXQGAARAALGGCSQAYGTVCHSALGCLPLLPGPRA; encoded by the exons ATGTGCGCCGCCGAGATGGACCGTCACGTTGCTCAGCGATACCTGCTCAAGCGGCGGCTCGGGAACGGG gcctaCGGCATCGTGTGGAAGGCGGTGGGTCAGAGGACTGGCGAGGTCGTGGCCATAAAGAAAATCTTTGATGCCTTCAAGGATAAGACGGATGCCCGA AGGACGTTCCGGGAAATCATGCTGCTCCAG GAATTTGGGGACCATCCCAACATCGTCCACCTCCTGGATGTGATCTGGGCAGAGAATGACAGGGACATTTACCTGCTGTTTGAGTCTATGG ACACCGACCTGAATGCCGTCATCTGCAAGGGCACATTGCTAAAGGACACCCACAAGCGCTACATCTTCTACCAGCTCCTGCGGGCCACcaagttcattcattcaggacGAGCTATCCACCGGGACCAGAAG CCATCCAACGTTCTCCTGGACACCAGCTGTTTGGTgaagctctgtgactttggcctCGCCCACTCCCTCAGCGGCCTCCCTGAGGGGCCCGAGGGCCATGCCCTGATGGAGTACGTGGCCACGCGATGGTACCGGGCTCTGGAGGTGTTGCTGTCCTCGAGCTG gtaCACCCCCGGGGTGGACATGTGGAGTCTGGGCATCCTGGGGGAGATGCTAGCGGGGCGGCCCTTGTTCCCCGGCGCCTCCACGCTCCACCAGCTGGAGCTGATTCTGGAGGCCATCCCACCACCCTCCGAGGAGG ACCTCCTGGCTCTCGGCTCTGGCTCCGGCGCCTCGGCTGTGCAGCGCCTGGGGTCCCG GCCGGGGCAGACACTGGACGCCCTCCTGCCGCCCGACACCCCCGCAGAGGCCCTGGACCTCCGCAAGCGACTCCTGGTGTTTGCCCCCCGA AAGCGGCTCAGCGCGGCCCAGGCCCGGCAGCACCCCTACGTGCAGAG GTTCCACTGCCCGGCCCGGGAGTGCGCCCTGGAGGCGGACGTGCGGCCCCCGGTGCACGAAGGAGCCCAGGTCTCGGCCACCGAGTATCGCAGCCGCCTCTATCAG ATGATCCTGGAGCGCAGGGGTAACGGCCGCGTCCCGAGGGAGACGGGCCTGGGCGGcgtccccccgcccccggcgGCCCCGCTGAAACCCAGAGCCGCGGCCAAGCTGCCCTCGGGCTCGCCTGCGCGGAAGCCTGGACGCCGGCCTCGAAGTAACCGCGGTCACGGCCCCGCGCACG ATGTCCCCGGCGGAGCCAAGGACCCTCCCAGGCAGAGCTCGGCCCCCCTGCACCAGCCTCCGCCCCCAGGAGGTCTTGGGAGAGGGAAAGGGCCCCGCTGGGCGACGGCAGGGCTCCCCTCGGCATCCTGCTGG GTGAAGCCCAGCGGGAGGGGGGCGGCGCCCTCCTTGACCTCGCAGGCCGCCGCCCAGGTGGCCGTCCAGGCCTCGATCCGGAGTGACCGGAACCCGGGCCGTGGTGGCAACGCGGCCGGCGCGCGACCG GTTCCTACCCGGCCTCCCCGGGAGGCCCGGCCCGGCCGGAGGATGTTCAGCGCCTCGGCCTCGCAGG GCCAGGGGGCCGCGCGGGCCGCGCTCGGGGGCTGCTCCCAAGCCTACGGGACCGTCTGCCACTCGGCGCTGGGCTGCCTGCCTCTGCTCCCCGGACCCCGCGCCTGA
- the FAM83H gene encoding protein FAM83H, with protein sequence MARRSQSSSQGDNPLAPGYLPPHYKEYYRLAVDALAEGGPEAYSRFLASEGAPAFLCPEELEHVSRHLRAPQHVALEPPEGSPPNMDFDGSSGTYWPVNSDQAVPELDLGWPLTFGFQGTEVTTLVQPPPPDSPCIKDEARRMIRSAQQVVAVVMDMFTDVDLLSEVLEAAARRVPVYVLLDEMNAQHFLDMADKCHINLHHVDFLRVRTVAGPTYYCRTGKSFKGHVKEKFLLVDCAVVMSGSYSFMWSFEKIHRSLAHVFQGELVSSFDEEFRILFAQSEPLVPSAGALARMDAYALAPYAGAGPLMGGHVTGASTTFSLPKRAHLLFPPPREEGLGFPSLLDPDRHFLSALRREESPRMPGGALEPHAGLWPLSRHLDAEAGPGGELLGPRGFFQARHPEMDAFKRHSYVAADGAGAVENFAAARQVSRQTFLSHGDDFRLQTSHFHRDQLYQQRYQWDPQLAPARPQGLFEKLRAGRPGFADHDDFAPGAGQRFPELGPDGHQRLDYVPSSASREVRHGSDPALGPGPRALEPAGAPRPNLGQRFPCQAVTRLGPETVPKPEPERRGRPEGRAGLRHWRLASYLSGCHGEDAGDEGLPAPMEAEAYEDDVLVSGGRVAAGDLLTSSFRAPASFPSSGSGGGDGPEPEGLEAGLAKQDSFRLRPNPLIQRSSRLRSSLIFSASQAEGTGGAAAATTEKGQLPPKEQVASEMPASGGEAVRSAVSTKVAELLEKYKGPTRDAGGVGAAVTVASHSKAVLSQAWREEVSAPGGGGSERRSLESCLLDLRDSFTQQLHQEAERQPGAAALSATQLLDTLGGSSGGAERLPSRLPSARGRSASPRGRDSPPPERPGAHQTPHSEPKGNPTSAYPERKGSPTAGLPGRRDRPTTGFTEQKGSPASACPERRGSPGPPGPRAPGPPVPERMGSLTLPFSGESPKTGPTEEAPGGPMEILRKGSARLRQLLSPKGERRAEDEGSFPVPQENGQPESPRRPSPSRADSTEAVTGDERGPQARVASATANALYSSNLRDDTKAILEQISAHCQKHRGVPAPTLTQSSPELGHPPAAGGLAPDMSEKNKCSAIILSDSLETQGRLNRALPASAEERDRLLRRMESMRKEKRVYSRFEVFCKKEEPGGPGAGEGPAEDTRDSKVGKFMPKLLGTFKSKK encoded by the exons ATGGCCCGTCGCTCCCAGAGCTCCTCGCAGGGGGATAACCCCCTGGCACCCGGGTACCTGCCACCCCACTACAAAGAATATTACCGCCTGGCAGTGGACGCACTGGCTGAGGGCGGGCCAGAGGCCTATAGCCGCTTCCTAGCGTCCGAGGGAGCACCTGCCTTCCTGTGCCCTGAGGAGCTGGAGCACGTGAGCCGCCACCTGCGGGCCCCGCAGCACGTTGCCCTCGAGCCCCCCGAAGGCAGCCCTCCCAACATGGACTTCGATGGCTCCTCGGGCACCTACTGGCCTGTGAACTCAGACCAGGCAGTGCCTGAACTCGACCTGGGCTGGCCCCTGACCTTCGGCTTCCAGGGCACTGAGGTTACCACACTGGTGCAGCCGCCGCCCCCTGACAGCCCCTGCATCAAGGATGAGGCTCGAAGGATGATCCGCTCTGCCCAGCAG GTGGTGGCCGTGGTGATGGACATGTTCACCGACGTGGACCTTCTCAGTGAGGTGCTGGAGGCCGCTGCGCGCCGCGTCCCGGTCTACGTCCTCCTAGATGAGATGAACGCACAGCACTTCCTGGACATGGCCGACAAGTGCCACATCAACCTGCACCACGTGGAC TTCCTGCGCGTGCGCACTGTGGCGGGCCCCACCTACTACTGCCGTACTGGGAAGTCCTTCAAGGGCCACGTGAAGGAGAAGTTCCTCCTAGTGGATTGTGCCGTGGTGATGAGTGGGAGCTACAG CTTTATGTGGTCCTTCGAGAAGATCCACCGGAGCCTGGCACACGTGTTCCAGGGCGAGCTGGTCTCCAGCTTCGATGAGGAATTCCGCATCCTCTTCGCACAGTCCGAGCCGCTGGTACCCTCCGCCGGGGCACTAGCCCGCATGGACGCCTACGCCCTGGCTCCATACGCGGGGGCTGGGCCCCTCATGGGTGGCCACGTGACCGGGGCGTCGACCACTTTCTCCTTACCCAAACGAGCCCACCTCCTGTTCCCACCGCCTCGGGAAGAAGGCCTGGGCTTCCCCTCATTACTCGACCCCGACCGCCACTTCCTGTCGGCCCTCCGTCGAGAGGAGTCACCGCGGATGCCAGGGGGCGCCCTGGAGCCGCACGCGGGGCTGTGGCCACTGTCGCGGCATCTGGACGCCGAGGCCGGACCAGGCGGGGAGCTCTTGGGCCCGCGGGGCTTCTTTCAGGCGCGGCACCCAGAGATGGACGCCTTCAAAAGGCACAGCTACGTGGCTGCCGACGGCGCGGGAGCCGTGGAGAATTTCGCCGCTGCGCGACAGGTGTCGCGGCAGACGTTCCTCAGCCACGGCGATGACTTCCGCTTGCAGACCAGCCACTTCCACCGCGACCAGCTCTACCAGCAGCGCTACCAGTGGGATCCGCAGCTTGCACCGGCGCGCCCACAGGGCCTGTTCGAGAAGCTGCGCGCCGGACGCCCTGGCTTCGCGGACCATGACGACTTCGCGCCGGGCGCCGGGCAGCGCTTTCCGGAGCTCGGCCCGGACGGACACCAGCGGCTGGACTACGTGCCATCCAGTGCCTCACGGGAGGTGCGCCATGGCTCGGACCCTGCCCTCGGGCCCGGGCCCCGCGCTCTGGAACCGGCCGGGGCCCCACGCCCCAACCTGGGCCAGCGCTTCCCTTGCCAAGCGGTGACGAGGCTAGGCCCAGAGACTGTGCCCAAGCCAGAGCCCGAGCGCAGAGGCCGGCCCGAGGGGCGGGCGGGACTGCGGCACTGGCGCCTCGCCTCCTACCTGAGCGGCTGTCACGGTGAGGACGCTGGCGACGAGGGCCTGCCCGCACCCATGGAGGCCGAGGCCTATGAAGACGACGTGTTGGTTTCTGGGGGCCGGGTGGCCGCCGGGGACCTACTGACCTCGAGCTTCCGTGCGCCCGCGTCTTTCCCGAGCTCCGGCAGCGGTGGTGGCGACGGCCCCGAGCCCGAGGGCCTGGAGGCAGGCCTGGCCAAGCAGGACTCTTTCCGCTTGCGCCCAAACCCGTTGATCCAGCGCAGCTCGCGGCTGCGCTCCTCGCTCATCTTCAGCGCGTCCCAGGCGGAGGGCACGGGCGGAGCCGCTGCGGCCACCACGGAGAAGGGGCAGCTGCCGCCCAAGGAGCAGGTGGCGAGCGAGATGCCGGCGTCCGGTGGCGAGGCCGTGCGCTCTGCTGTCTCCACCAAGGTGGCCGAGCTCCTGGAGAAATACAAGGGCCCGACTCGAGACGCCGGCGGCGTGGGGGCAGCAGTCACGGTCGCCAGCCACAGCAAGGCTGTCCTGTCTCAGGCGTGGCGGGAGGAGGTGTCGGCCCCTGGGGGCGGTGGCAGCGAGCGCCGCAGCCTCGAAAGCTGCCTGCTAGACCTGCGCGACTCCTTCACGCAGCAGCTGCACCAGGAGGCGGAGCGGCAGCCGGGAGCCGCCGCTCTCTCCGCCACGCAGCTGCTGGACACACTGGGCGGGAGCAGCGGCGGCGCTGAGCGGCTGCCCTCCCGCCTCCCCTCCGCCCGGGGCCGCTCCGCCTCCCCGCGAGGGCGGGACAGCCCCCCACCCGAGCGGCCCGGGGCGCACCAGACGCCCCACTCTGAGCCAAAAGGGAACCCCACGTCAGCTTACCCCGAGCGGAAGGGAAGTCCCACGGCAGGGCTTCCCGGCCGCAGAGACAGGCCCACCACGGGATTCACCGAGCAGAAGGGAAGTCCCGCTTCTGCCTGCCCTGAGCGCAGGGGGAGCCCGGGGCCCCCGGGGCCCCGGGCCCCGGGGCCCCCTGTGCCGGAGCGCATGGGCAGCCTCACCCTCCCCTTCTCCGGGGAGTCTCCAAAGACCGGGCCCACGGAGGAGGCGCCTGGTGGCCCCATGGAGATCCTACGCAAGGGCTCTGCGCGGCTGCGGCAGCTGCTAAGCCCCAAGGGTGAGCGGCGCGCAGAGGATGAGGGCAGCTTCCCGGTGCCACAGGAGAACGGGCAACCTGAGAGCCCCCGGCGGCCATCGCCAAGCCGGGCTGACAGCACCGAGGCTGTCACAGGAGATGAGCGGGGTCCGCAGGCGCGCGTGGCCTCGGCCACGGCCAATGCCTTGTACAGCAGCAACCTGCGGGATGATACGAAAGCCATTCTGGAGCAGATCAGCGCCCACTGCCAGAAGCATCGCGGAGTCCCCGCGCCGACCCTGACCCAGAGCAGCCCTGAGCTGGGCCACCCACCAGCTGCCGGCGGCCTGGCCCCTGACATGTCCGAGAAGAACAAATGTTCTGCCATCATCCTCTCAGACAGCCTGGAGACCCAAGGCCGGCTGAACCGCGCGCTGCCAGCCAGCGCGGAGGAGCGCGACCGACTGCTGCGCCGCATGGAGAGCATGCGCAAAGAGAAGCGCGTCTACAGCCGCTTCGAGGTCTTCTGCAAAAAGGAGGAGCCCGGGGGCCCGGGGGCCGGAGAGGGCCCGGCAGAGGACACCAGGGACAGCAAGGTGGGCAAGTTCATGCCCAAGCTCCTGGGTACGTTCAAAAGCAAGAAGTGA